CCTGTCATCCTCATCTTCTACGGTCAGCCTGAACTGGCCTCTGATCCTGAACCTCATTTTAAAGTTCCCGTTATCGGACTGAAAGGTCAGACCTTTATCGTACTTGGCCATGAACTTCTGATACCAGGCGTCCCTGTTCTCTTCCTCTATTTCAACTATCCTTTCCTTATCCGCCTCCCTGGCTGTCTCTAGCATTTCAACCTTACGCTGGAGCTGCTCGATCTGCTGCTGACTCTGCCGCTGTATAGCATCGATCTGCTTCTTTAAAGCCTCGATATCCTGCTTAGTCGACTGCGCCCCGGCGTCCATGCCTGAAAACGGCAAAACGACCGCTGCAATTAAAAGCAATTTCAATAGCGCTTTCATCTCTCGACTTTCCTCCTTTAAAAGTAGATTTGTGCGAAGAATATAAAAGAGGGCCGTTAATTTGATGTGAAATTGATGTTAAGATTCGATTAAGCGCAGGCGGACGTTATTGCAAGACTGGACCTATGAATTACATTATAGGTAAACTTTTCAAAAGGTTGGGCGTATGACGGAAAAATTAATCACAATAGTCGATGATGAGGAAGACATCGTCAAGCTTGTGGGTCATCACCTCAAAAGAGAGGGATTTAAGGTAAAGGAGTTTCACAACGGCAGGGACTTTCTTTCCTACATAGAATCAGTGGCCCCTGACCTCGCGGTACTCGACATAATGCTTCCCGGCATAGACGGTCTGGAGATCTGCAGAATATTGAAAAACAAGACGAGCACGTCGCAGGTGCCTATAATCATGCTGACCGCAAAAGCAAGTGAGGCGGATGTGGTGGTGGGACTCGAACTCGGAGCCGACGACTACATAGTGAAGCCCTTCAGCCCGCGGGAGCTGGTAGCCAGGGTAAAAACCGTACTGAGAAGGACCGGCGTTAAGGATTCGGATAATAGCGTTATCAAAATCGGCCCGCTCTCTATAAACACCGAAAAATACGAAGTTACCGTGAACGACGGCAAGGTTCTTCTAACCACAACGGAGTTCAAGATACTGGAAGTGCTCACCGAGGGTAAGGGCAGGGTCTTTACGAGAGATCAGCTTTTAAAAAAGAAAAGGCTTTGGGGAGACGATAAACTGGTGTACGACAGGACAATCGACGTTCATATTAAAAACCTAAGGGAAAAACTGGGGGCCGCGGGCAATATGGTTAAAACCGTAAGAAGCATAGGATATAAATTAGAAGAGTAGGAAACTCTTGAGCATATTTTGGAAAAATTTCATCTCCAGTTTTTTAATCATATTCCTTGTATTGTTTCTATTCACGTTCCTCGTAATAGGGGAGCTGAAAAATTACGATAAAGCACTCACCAAAGAAAGCCTTCTCACTACAGCCAACCTCGTAATCGAAGTCCTCAAGCCCTTGCTGGAAAAAGAAAACCAGGAGCAAATACAGAAAATAGTATCCGAGCTGGGCGGCAAGACCGGGGTCAGAATCACCGTAGTAGCCAAAAACGGGGTTGTTTTGGGAGATTCCGGCAAAAATCCCGACGACATGGAGAATCATTCGGACAGGCCGGAAATAGTAGAGGCCATAGACAAGGATGTTGGGGAGAGCGTACGATACAGCACGACCCTGGAGAAGGAGATGTTCTACGTTGCCGTGGCTTTCAGTGACAAGAGCGGTAACGTGATTTC
The genomic region above belongs to Deltaproteobacteria bacterium and contains:
- a CDS encoding response regulator transcription factor; translation: MTEKLITIVDDEEDIVKLVGHHLKREGFKVKEFHNGRDFLSYIESVAPDLAVLDIMLPGIDGLEICRILKNKTSTSQVPIIMLTAKASEADVVVGLELGADDYIVKPFSPRELVARVKTVLRRTGVKDSDNSVIKIGPLSINTEKYEVTVNDGKVLLTTTEFKILEVLTEGKGRVFTRDQLLKKKRLWGDDKLVYDRTIDVHIKNLREKLGAAGNMVKTVRSIGYKLEE